The DNA window TGGCCGTGGAGGGCGATGACGGGTTTCGTAAGGCCTGTCCAATCCTCCGCGTCGATCGCCTTCTGCACGGCAAGCATGCCGTAGAGCGGGGCCTCGAATTCGCCGGCAAGTTCCGCCGTCACCATCTCGGCATCGATCCCGTTGTGCCGGAAGACCGGATAGGAGGCCTGTTCGCGTTCGACATCGACCACGTCGCCGAGTTCGACGACACCCCGCGCACCCGGCAGCACATTGGCCGGGATCGGCGTCGAGAGCGCCCGCTCGTCGAGCACCTTTTCGTTCTTCGGCAGCCCGAGGATGATCGGGATCGGCTGACGGCCGCCGCCCCGGTGCGAATAGCCGACGGTGGGCGACGTGCCGAGCATCTGCAGTGTGTCGAAGACATCGCTTTCCTGCACACTGAAGAATTCCAGCTTGTCCGGCGAAATCCTCGCCCTCAGCCGCTCGGCCGGGGTTCCGAAGGAATTGTCGACGTCGACGATGAAGGGTACCGACTTGAAGGCGTGCTCGACCTTCTCGGCCACCGCGCGCCGCTCCTCGGGCGTCGGCCCGTAGATTTCGGCCAGCAGCGTCGCCATCACCGGCGGGCCGGGCGGCGGCTCGACCACCTTCAGCGACGTGCCAGCGGGCATGTCGATGGCGGCGATCTGGTGCCTGAGATCAAGCGCGATCTCGTGGCTCGACCGCTCCCGGTCACCCTTCGATGTGAGCTTGAGCTCCACGTCGCCCTGATAGGGCGCCGAGCGCATGTAATAGTGCCGGACGAGACCGTTGAAGTTGAACGGCGAGGCGCTGGCGGCATGGGTATTGGCGGAAATCACCTCCGGCATGCTGAGGGCGACACGGGCGACCTCCTGCGCGACCGCGTCGGTCGCCTCAACGGACGAGCCCTCCGGCAGGTCGACCGTCACCATCAGCTCCGACTTGTTGTCGAAGGGCAGCAGCTTCACCGTCACGTCCTGCGTGTAGAAGAGGCCAAGCGAGGCGAGCGTCAAAATACCGACGCCAAGAAGGAAGAACCAGCTCGTCGCCTTGCTCTTCAGCACCGGCCGGGCCACCGCCGCATAGATGCGGCCGAGAACGCCGCCCTGCCCGTGAGCCTCGCCATGCGCGGCCATCGGGGCCTTGCCGGCAAATTTCAGCATCAGCCACGGCGTGACCGTGACGGCGACGAAGAAGGAGAAGATCATCGCCGCCGACGCATTCGCGGGGATCGGGCTCATGTAAGGGCCCATCATGCCGGAGACGAAGAGCATCGGCAGGAGCGCCGCGACCACCGTGAGGGTCGCGACGATCGTCGGGTTGCCGACCTCCGCCACCGCCTCGATGGCCGCCTGGCGGCGGTCCTTGCCGTCGTTGAAGCCCCAGTGCCGTGCGATATTCTCGATCACCACGATGGCGTCGTCGACAAGAATGCCGATGGAGAAGATCAGCGCGAAGAGCGAGACGCGGTTGAGCGTGTAGCCCATCACATTCGCGGCAAAGAGCGTGAGCAGGATCGTGACCGGAATGACGATCGCGACCACCAGCGCCTCGCGCCGGCCGATTGCCACGAAGACGAGTGCGATGATGGAGATCGTCGCAAGGCCGAGATGGAAGAGAAGCTCGTTCGCCTTCTCGTTGGCCGTCTCGCCATAGTCGCGCGTGACATCCACGCGAACGGATTCCGGGATCAGCGAGCCTTCGAGGGCGTGGACACGCTCGATGATCCGCTCGGCGACGACCACAGCATTGGCACCGGCGCGCTTGGCGATCGCCACGGTCACGGCCGGCACGCGCTCAGGATTGCCGCCGGCGTCGCGGCGCAGGCTTGCCGAACGGGCATCCGCCGTATCCGGATCGTAGGAAATGTTGGCGACGTCGCGCACGTAGACCGGCCGGTTGTCGCGGGTCGTGATCACCAGGTTGCCGATCTCGGTCGAGGTCGACAGCGTCTGGCCGGCGACCATCTCGATCTGCTTGCCCTGATCGCGCACGAGGCCGGTGGAAAAGGCCCTGTTCGCGGCCGTCACCTTGGCGCTCAGCTGCTGCAGCGTGACGCCGTAAAGGGCGAGCTTTTCCGAATCCGGCGCAAGACGAATGGCGTCCGGCGCCTCGCCGACGAGATAGGTGAGGCCGACATCCTCGATGGTCGAAAGATCGGTCCTAAGTTCCCGCCCGATGCGCGTCAGGTCGCCGGCGGCAACGCCCTGTCCCTTGACGCCTTCGGCGGGCGTCAGCGTCAGGGCGACGATGGCGACATCGTCGATGCCGCGCCCGACGACGAGCGGCTCGGGAATGCCGACCGGAATCCGGTCGAGATTGGCCCTGATCTTGTCATGGACGCGCAGGACCGCGGCGTCGGACGACGTGCCGACCTCGAAGCGGGCCGTGACCACCGCCCGGTCGTCGGACGTCTGCGAATAGACATGCTCGACGTCGTTGATGCCCTTGATGATGGTCTCGAGCGGCTCGGTGACGAGCTTGACCGCATCTTCCGCCTTGAGCCCGTTGGCCTGGACGATGATGTCCACCATGGGCACGGAGATCTGCGGCTCCTCCTCACGCGGCAGCGTGACGAGCGCGACAAGGCCGAGCGCCAGGGATGCGAGGAGAAAGAGGGGTGTCAGCGGCGAGGTGATGAAGGCCTTCGTCAGCCCGCCGGCAATTCCGAGACGAGGCGACGTCATGGCAGCACGATCTCGGACCCGGCCTCAAGGCCGCTCAGGACTTCGACATAGGACTTGCCGTCGGCATCGAAATGCCCGCCGGTCACGACGGCACGCTCGATCGGCCCTTCCGCCGAGTTCACATCGACCATGTCGATGCCCCGCACCGTGCGAATGGCGTCGGTCGGCACGGCGAGAACATGGCGCTCGCCAACGGGGACGCGAACCAGCAGGCGCGCGTCGATGAAGGCAGTGTCGAGACCCTGCACCTCGACATCGGCAATCACACGGCCGTTCTCGATCAGCGGATAAATCTTGGCAAGCCGCCCCGTCTTCGTGCCGTTCGCCGTCTCGATCTCGAGATCGGCGCCGGTCTTCAGCATGACGGCATGGCGCTCGGGAATGGCAAGACGCAGGAAGACGCCGCCGCCGCCGACCGTCGCCACCGTCTCGCCGGCCTGGACGAACCCACCCCTGGTGACCGGAACCGCCAGAACGCGGCCATTCGTCGGCGCCAGCACGTCGCCTTCGGCAAGCTGCTGCTTCAGCACCTGGCGCTGGGCCTCGGTCGAGGCGACCTGATTGGTGAACACATCGACTTCGGTGCGCAGCTGGTCGAGCCGCTGGGTCGAGACGACGCCCCGTGCAAGAAGGCTCTGCCCGCGCTCCAGTTCGGTGCGGGCATTGTCGAGCTGCGAGCCGAGCGCCCGAAGCTGGGCGTCGAGCGCATCGATCTGGAAGGCGATCTTGTCGTCATGAACGCTGGCGATCTTCTGGCCGACGGCAACCGTGTCGCCTTCGGTCACCTCCAGCGACAGCAGCGTGCCGCCGATCCGCGCCCGGGCGGGAACGGTGTCGCGTGCCTCGATCCGGCCGTAGACGGCCTTCCATTCGGTCGTCGTCATGGGTTCGAGGACATAGGTGCCCGCCGCCTGGGCGCCGGCCACGGAGCCAGGCACGAACGGAGCAAGCAGAACCGCGACCGCGACGGCCGGGCCGAAAAGACGCCAGACATTCATTGTGTTTTCCCCCGGGCGCGCCTTAGAAGGCACATCCCTGTTTCGCTCCGAGCTTCCTGAAGATGATGGCGGCCGGGCAGAATCCGGTAAAAGCCGACTGCAGCATGTTGAAGCCGATGAAGACGGTCAGCCAGGCGAAATAGGGTGAGACGTAGACCGTCAGCGCGACGGACAGGAGAATCATGATGCCGGCAAAGGCAAGAACGATGCGATCGAGTGTCATGGGAGCCTCGCTAGATATATTAGATATTAGTAATATCTGAAATACTCAAAAACTGTCAAGCCGCTTGTCCAGCTTTCTTGCCGAAAGGCCGGGCTGCGCGACATGGTGGCCTCCAACGGCATTGCGCGCCAAGATAGGCCCCGCCAACTGGCCCGCGCATTGAAATGCATCAATCTTTCCCGGCAAAAATGCCGGCCGGGCAGGAATTCGGCCCCGCCCGGCGTGAACCGCTGCCGGTTCAGAACGGATCAAGGACACGATGACGACCCTGACTGCCATTCGCGGCGCCCGCATTTTCGACGGCCACGACTGGCACGGCGATCACACGCTTCTGCTTGGTGGGGACAGGATCCGCGCGATTCTGCCGGCAAAAGAAACCCTGCCGGCGACCCGGACGGTCGACTACGATGGACTGCTCGTCGTGCCCGGCTTCATCGATCTTCAGGTCAACGGCGGCGGCGGTGTCCAGTTCGGCGACCGGACCTCCGCCGAGGCGATTCGGCAGATCGCCAACGCCCACGCGCGATTCGGCACGACCAGGCTGCTGCCGACGCTGATCACCGACACGCGCGAGGTCACCGAAAAGGCCCTCGAAGCGGGCCGGGCGGCGCGCGCGGAAAAGGTCCCAGGCTTTCTCGGCCTGCATCTCGAAGGACCGCACCTATCGCATGCCCGCAAGGGCGCCCATGATCCGGCTCTCATCCGGCCGATGGAAGAGCCGGATCTGGACCGCCTCCTGCGCTATCGCCGCGAGGCAGGCCTGCTGATGACGACAGTCGCGCCGGAAAGCGTCACGTTGGAGCAGATCGCGACGCTGGCCGGAAACGACGTGCAGGTCAGCATCGGCCATACGGACACGACCGCGAAGACGGCCCTTGCCTGTTTTGAGGCCGGCGCGCGGATGGTCACCCATCTTTTCAATGCCATGAGCCCGCTTACCCACCGCGAACCGGGCCTTGTCGGCGCGGCCCTTCACGACGGCCGCGTCTTCGCCGGCCTCATCGCCGACGGTGTCCATGTCGATCCTGTGGCGATGGGAATCGCCCTTCGCGCCAAGCAGGGGCCGGGCCGCATCTTCCTCGTCACCGACGCCATGGCGCCGCTCGGGACGGAGATGAGCGAATTCCAGCTGAATGGTCGGAGGATCTTTCGCAAGGACGGCAGGCTGACGCTTGCCGACGGAACGCTCGCCGGCGCCGACATCGACATGCTCTCGTCAGTCAGGCTTCTCGTCGAACGGCTTCGACTGCCGCTGGACGAGGCCCTGCGCATGGCCTCGCTTTATCCAGCCAGCGCCGCCCGCATCGACGGATCGCATGGCCGCCTCGCGCCGGGATACGTCGCGGACTTCGTCGCCCTGACACCAGCGCTCGACCACGTCGCGACGTGGATCGATGGCGTCCTGTCCGTATGAGGAGGAAAGGTCGGCCCGCAGGCTATGGCGGGCGATCAGATGCCCGAACGCCTTGTATCGCGCTGCTGGAGCAGCGACACGTTCGGCGCGTCAAATGTCTGGAAGAAATTTGGTGGAGCCAGGCGGAATCGAACCGCCGACCTCTTGAATGCCATTCAAGCGCTCTCCCAACTGAGCTATGGCCCCACACTTTGGGAACCGCATCAGGCCAGTGACCCACTCGCTGTCTGCGGCAGGACCCGTGAGGCGTTTGCCTCCGCCGGGTCGACGGCGCCGGATATACTGACCGCCCGGCGCCGGATCAAGTCTTTTTTTCGTTGGCCGGCGAATTCGCCGGAATGACCGGAAATTCGCCTGTCGCAACATCGTCGCCGGGCCGGCTCCCGAGATGGGACGGCCCGGCAACCGGATCAGCGTTCCTCGTCGTCCTCGACGCCGCCGCCGATGATTCCCGTCACGTCGTCGCCTTCGTCCTCGTCATCTTCGAGGAAGGTGTCTTCGGCCGCATCGTCGTCTTCCTCGATCCCGGCGTCGTCGATATCCGGGATATCGTCATCGTCGCCGTTCTCCGCGTCAGCCTCCTCGAGGGACACGAACTCCGGCTTGCCGACGACGTCGTCCTCCTCCAGATCCTCTTCGTCTTCCTCGGCGACCGCCTTGGCCGCCCGCGCCTTCGAGGTCACGTGCGGATCGAACGCCGCGCCGCAGCGCGGGCAAAGGATCGGATCGCGGTTGAGGTCGTAATATTTCGCGCCACAGCTGGGGCAGAGGCGCTTCAGTCCCAGGTCAGGTTTCGTCACGGAAGGCCTCTCTGTCGAACGAAAGGTCAGGAAAAAAGCGGCCTCCACATAGTCGCAATGGCTGCATCTGTCAAAGCCTTTGAACCGCCGTCTCCACCGCGCGCCCCGCAACTCCGAGGATGACGCGGGCGCGGAGGCCATGCTATGGGGGCGCCGACACGAAACGAGAAAAGGCGGAAGGACGCAAGGCCTCCTTCCGGCATTGTCCGCGCCGCGCATCCAGACTGCATGGAAAATAGCGCTGCGGCAATGCCTTGGAGCGGAAGGCATGCATCCCGCAACGCCCTCGCCGCCTTGATGCCCTGCCTGGAAGGCCCGCCCGCCATGAGTGCCGAAGCCGCTCTCCGCCCGCTCTCCGCCCATCGCTCGCCCGCGCTGAAGGGACGGGTGCGCGTCCCCGGCGACAAGTCGATATCCCACCGCTCACTGATGTTCGGAGCGCTCGCCATCGGGCGCACGACCATCACCGGGCTGCTGGAAGGCGGCGACATCATGAGCACCGCGGCGGCCATGCGTGCCTTCGGCGCGAACATCCATCGCGGCGACGACGGCACCTGGACCGTCGACGGCGTCGGTGTCGGCGGCCTTCTGGAGCCGGCGGGCGTCATCGACTTCGGCAATGCCGGCACCGGCGTGCGCCTCTGCATGGGTCTTGCCGCCGCACAACCGATCGCCGTGACCTTCACCGGCGACGGCTCGCTCATTAAGCGGCCGATGGGCCGCGTCCTCGATCCCCTGCGAAAGATGGGCGTCGACGTGATCGCCCGCTCCGGCGACCGCCTGCCGCTGACCATGCGCGGCGCGATGACGCCGATCCCGATCGAATACACCGTCCCGGTGCCGTCGGCGCAGGTCAAATCGGCCGTGCTGCTGGCCGGCCTCGGCACGCCAGGCGTTACCACGGTGATCGAGCCCGTCTTCACCCGCGATCACACCGAGCGCATGCTCGCCGGCTTCGGCGCGGCGATCGACATCGAGACCGCGGCGAATGGTGCCCGCACCATCCGGCTCGAAGGCCGACCCGACCTGAAGCCGCAGACGATCACCGTGCCCGGCGATCCGAGTTCCGCCGCCTTCCCCATCGTCGCGGCGCTGATCGTTCCGGGCTCCGACGTCACCGTGGAGGGCATCCTGATGAATCCCTCCCGCATCGGCCTCATCGACACGCTTCTGGAAATGGGCGCCGACATCACGATCGAGAATGCCCGCGAGACCGGCGGCGAGAAGATCGCCGACCTGCGTGTGAAGCATTCCGCGCTGAAGGGCGTCACGGTCCCGCCCGAACGGGCTCCCCTGATGATCGACGAATATCCGGTGCTCGCGGCGGCCGCCGCCGTCGCCGAGGGCAAGACGGTGATGCTCGGCATCGAGGAAATGCGGGTCAAGGAGTCCGACCGCATCGCCGCTGTGGCCGCCGGCCTTGCCGCCAACGGCGTCGACCACGAGGAGGGCCGCGACTGGCTCTCCGTCACGGGCGGCAAGGTTGCGGGCGGCGGACGGGTCGTCACCCATCTCGACCACCGCATCGCCATGACCTTCCTCGTCCTCGGCCTTGTCGCCGACGCGCCGGTCACCGTCGACGATGCCGGCGTGATCGCAACGAGCTTCCCCGAGTTCGAACCGCTGATGCGCGGCGCCGGCGCACTCTTCGAGGACGCGGAGGCCGACGCGGCATGATCATCGCGATCGACGGGCCCGCCGCCTCGGGCAAGGGCACGCTGTCCCGGCGCCTTGCCAGCCATTTCGGCTTTTCCCATCTCGACACCGGCCTGCTCTACCGGGCGGTAGGCGAAGCATTGCGGGCAAAGGGGCTCGATCCGGCCGATGAGCCGGCCGCCGTGACGATCGCCGAGACCCTCGACACGTCGGCGCTCGATCGCGATCGTCTGTCCGGCTCCGCGATCGGCGAGGCGGCGTCCATCGTCGCCGCCATTCCGGCGGTCCGCGCCGCTCTCCTCGACCTGCAGCGCCGCTTTGCCCATTCCGGCAAGGGGGCGATCCTCGACGGCCGCGACATCGGCACGGTGGTCTGCCCCGAGGCGGAGGTAAAGCTCTTCGTCACGGCAAGCCCGGAGGCCCGCGCCCGCCGGCGCCATCGCGACGATCTCGCGATCAACCCGTCCGTGACCTACGAGAGCGTCCTTGCGGATATCCTCAAGCGCGATGCCCGCGATTCCGGCCGCACGGTCGCCCCGCTCGTGCCGGCGCCCGACGCCAGGCTGCTCGACACCACCGACCTCGACATCGAGGAAGCCTTCCAGGCGGCCGTCAGGCTCGTCGAGGCGGCCGGCTAGCGCCCGCCCTCTTCGCGAACCTCGACCGGAGCGGAGAATTCGGCAAATTCGCCCGGTTTTCGGGCCGGTTGCCTTGCGCTCGGCCATCAACCGGTGTATGGACCCGCCCAACGTCGGTGTGCCTGATCGCACGCCGCGCCGCACTGGTGTTGCCGGAGCGGCTTCGCCCGGCCCCGCTCGCGTAGCGAAATGCCGGTCGGTTTTTCCCGATCATGAGGACTTCCGGGTCTTTCATGCCGGGCCCTGAAGACCCATCTGGACGGCATTGCCGTCCCGACACCACTGCCTTGAGTGGCCTGCCACTGCGCCGGCCAGCCCCTTTTGGGGGCGGATGTCTCCCGACTGGGGGGCCAGGACACCTTGGCAGCGATCTGAAACACCAACCGCCGGCGCCGCCAGAATTGGCACCAGGAGAATTTATGTCAGCCACCAACCCCTCCCGCGAGGATTTCGCGGCTCTTCTCGAAGAGTCCTTTGCCACCACCGAGCTTTATGAAGGCGCGGTCGTCAAGGGTATCGTCATTGCGATCGAGAAGGATCTCGCGGTCATCGACGTCGGCCTCAAGGTCGAAGGTCGCGTGCCGCTCAAGGAATTCGGCGTGCGCGCCCGCGATGGCGAGCTGAAGGTCGGCGATGAGGTCGAAGTCTACCTGGAGCGCGTCGAGAACGCGCTCGGCGAGGCTGTCCTGTCGCGCGACAAGGCTCGCCGCGAAGAGAGCTGGGTGCGCCTGGAAGTCGCCTTCGAAAAGGGCGAGAAGGTCATCGGCCACATCTTCAACCAGGTCAAGGGCGGCTTCACGGTCGACCTCGACGGCGCGACGGCCTTCCTGCCGCGCAGCCAGGTCGACATCCGCCCCGTGCGCGATGTCGCTCCGCTGATGCACTCGCCGCAGCCCTTCCAGATCCTCAAGATGGACAAGCGCCGCGGCAACATCGTCGTCTCGCGCCGTGTCGTTCTGGAAGAGACCCGCGCCGAGCAGCGCTCCGAGCTCGTCCAGAGCCTGGAAGAGGGTCAGGTGGTCGAGGGTGTCGTCAAGAACATCACCGACTACGGTGCGTTCGTCGACCTCGGCGGCATCGATGGCCTGCTGCACGTCACGGACATCGCCTGGCGCCGCATCAACCATCCCTCGGAGGTCCTCACCATCGGCCAGACGGTCAAGGTGCAGATCATCCGCGTCAACCAGGAAACCCATCGTATCTCGCTCGGCATGAAGCAGCTCGAGGCGGATCCGTGGGCTGGCATCGAGGCCAAGTATCCGGTCGACACGCGCTTCACCGGCCGCGTCACCAACATCACCGACTACGGCGCCTTCGTGGAGCTGGAGCCGGGCATCGAGGGCCTCATCCACGTCTCCGAGATGAGCTGGACCAAGAAGAACGTCCATCCGGGCAAGATCGTCTCCACCTCCCAGGAGGTCGAGGTGATGGTGCTCGAGGTCGATCCGGTCAAGCGCCGCATCTCGCTCGGCCTCAAGCAGACCCTGCAGAACCCCTGGGATGCCTTCTCCGAGAAGTACCCGGCCGGCAGCGTGGTCGAGGGCGAGGTCAAGAACAAGACCGAGTTCGGTCTCTTCATCGGCCTCGACGGCGATGTGGACGGCATGGTCCACCTCTCCGATCTCGACTGGAACCGTCCGGGCGAGCAGGTCATCGAGGAGTTCAACAAGGGCGACATGGTCAAGGCGGTCGTGCTCGACGTCGATACCGACAAGGAGCGCATCTCGCTGGGCATGAAGCAGCTTGCCGGTGACCCGATGGAGTCGGCCGGTGATCTGCGCCGCAACGCGATCGTCACCTGCGAGATCCTCGAGGTCAAGGAAGCCGGTCTCGAAGTCCAGATCGTTGACACCGACATCACGGCCTTCATCCGCCGTGGCGACCTTGCCCGCGACCGCGCCGACCAGCGCACCGAGCGTTTCGCCGTTGGCGAGAAGGTCGATGCCCGCGTCACCCAGTTCGACAAGAAGACCCGCAAGGTCGGCCTGTCGATCAAGGCGCTGGAAATCGCCGAAGAGAAGGAAGCTGTCGCTCAGTTCGGCTCGTCCGACTCCGGCGCTTCGCTCGGCGACATCCTCGGCGCGGCCCTCAAGGCCCGTCAGGACGACGACGCGGCGTAATCCTTTCGCGGCACGGGTGGTTCAACCGCCCGTGCCGCGCAGGAACTGCAAGGACCGGCCCTGCATCGCGGGGCCGGTTTTTTGTTTCCCCCGCTTTCAGTTCGCCTGTTTTTGTTGCGGCGGCAAAAGTGCTTTCCGCCTTTGCCCTGCCGCCCGATGGCCCCGGATGCCGCACACGCCTCGACGCGCCGCCCGAATTCGGATAATCAGGCGGACACTGAAAGCGGCCGGACAGCCCTGAAACCGTCCGCCGCAACGCCGGGATGCCGCTGCGTTCGCGCCATCCCTGCCCCAACGGACATGATGCCGCCGGCCCTGAGCGAGCCTTTTCGCATCCGGTGGCAAGACCGGCCGGACAGAATGGCCGGTCGATGATGACATTTCGGAAGGTGTCGACTTGAACTGGATCAACAGCGTCGTGCGCCCCAAAATTCGCCAGCTCGTTGGAGTTGGCAAACGGGACGTGCCGGAAAACCTCTGGGTCAAATGCCCCGATTCCGGCGAGATGGTGTTTCACCGCGATCTCGAGGCCAATCAGTGGGTGATCCCGAAGTCGGGCTACCACATGCGCATGCCTGCGGCACGCCGCCTGGAATCGCTGTTCGACGGCGGCGAATACGCGCCGATCGCGCTTCCCTCGGTCGTCCCCGACCCGTTGAAATTCCGCGACGAGAAGCGCTATGCCGACCGTCTGAGGGACGCCCGCGCAAAAACCGGGCGCGATGACGCCGTCATCGCTGGCACCGGGTTGCTCGAAGGGCTCGCCGTCACCGCCGCGGTCCAGGACTTCGACTTCATGGGCGGCTCGCTCGGCATGGCCGCCGGCGAGGCGATCGTGACCGCAATGCTCGAAGCCGTCTCCCGCAAGACGCCCTTCATCATGTTCACTGCCTCCGGCGGCGCCCGCATGCAGGAAGGTATCCTGTCGCTGATGCAGATGCCGCGCACGACCGTGGCGATCGAGGCCCTGCGCGAGGCTGGCCTGCCCTATATCGTCGTGCTGACCAACCCGACGACCGGCGGCGTCACCGCCTCC is part of the Hartmannibacter diazotrophicus genome and encodes:
- a CDS encoding efflux RND transporter permease subunit; the protein is MTSPRLGIAGGLTKAFITSPLTPLFLLASLALGLVALVTLPREEEPQISVPMVDIIVQANGLKAEDAVKLVTEPLETIIKGINDVEHVYSQTSDDRAVVTARFEVGTSSDAAVLRVHDKIRANLDRIPVGIPEPLVVGRGIDDVAIVALTLTPAEGVKGQGVAAGDLTRIGRELRTDLSTIEDVGLTYLVGEAPDAIRLAPDSEKLALYGVTLQQLSAKVTAANRAFSTGLVRDQGKQIEMVAGQTLSTSTEIGNLVITTRDNRPVYVRDVANISYDPDTADARSASLRRDAGGNPERVPAVTVAIAKRAGANAVVVAERIIERVHALEGSLIPESVRVDVTRDYGETANEKANELLFHLGLATISIIALVFVAIGRREALVVAIVIPVTILLTLFAANVMGYTLNRVSLFALIFSIGILVDDAIVVIENIARHWGFNDGKDRRQAAIEAVAEVGNPTIVATLTVVAALLPMLFVSGMMGPYMSPIPANASAAMIFSFFVAVTVTPWLMLKFAGKAPMAAHGEAHGQGGVLGRIYAAVARPVLKSKATSWFFLLGVGILTLASLGLFYTQDVTVKLLPFDNKSELMVTVDLPEGSSVEATDAVAQEVARVALSMPEVISANTHAASASPFNFNGLVRHYYMRSAPYQGDVELKLTSKGDRERSSHEIALDLRHQIAAIDMPAGTSLKVVEPPPGPPVMATLLAEIYGPTPEERRAVAEKVEHAFKSVPFIVDVDNSFGTPAERLRARISPDKLEFFSVQESDVFDTLQMLGTSPTVGYSHRGGGRQPIPIILGLPKNEKVLDERALSTPIPANVLPGARGVVELGDVVDVEREQASYPVFRHNGIDAEMVTAELAGEFEAPLYGMLAVQKAIDAEDWTGLTKPVIALHGQPADRAEPVLLWDGEWEVTWVTFRDMGAAFMVAMIGIYILVVAQFGSFKLPLVILTPIPLTFIGILGGHWLFHAPFTATSMIGFIALAGIIVRNSILLVDFIKHAQGGERPLVDVLIEAGSIRFKPILLTALAAMIGAAVILADPIFQGLAISLLFGLASSTLLTVLVIPAIYRVLRT
- a CDS encoding efflux RND transporter periplasmic adaptor subunit, with the translated sequence MNVWRLFGPAVAVAVLLAPFVPGSVAGAQAAGTYVLEPMTTTEWKAVYGRIEARDTVPARARIGGTLLSLEVTEGDTVAVGQKIASVHDDKIAFQIDALDAQLRALGSQLDNARTELERGQSLLARGVVSTQRLDQLRTEVDVFTNQVASTEAQRQVLKQQLAEGDVLAPTNGRVLAVPVTRGGFVQAGETVATVGGGGVFLRLAIPERHAVMLKTGADLEIETANGTKTGRLAKIYPLIENGRVIADVEVQGLDTAFIDARLLVRVPVGERHVLAVPTDAIRTVRGIDMVDVNSAEGPIERAVVTGGHFDADGKSYVEVLSGLEAGSEIVLP
- a CDS encoding YgaP family membrane protein produces the protein MTLDRIVLAFAGIMILLSVALTVYVSPYFAWLTVFIGFNMLQSAFTGFCPAAIIFRKLGAKQGCAF
- the nagA gene encoding N-acetylglucosamine-6-phosphate deacetylase; amino-acid sequence: MTTLTAIRGARIFDGHDWHGDHTLLLGGDRIRAILPAKETLPATRTVDYDGLLVVPGFIDLQVNGGGGVQFGDRTSAEAIRQIANAHARFGTTRLLPTLITDTREVTEKALEAGRAARAEKVPGFLGLHLEGPHLSHARKGAHDPALIRPMEEPDLDRLLRYRREAGLLMTTVAPESVTLEQIATLAGNDVQVSIGHTDTTAKTALACFEAGARMVTHLFNAMSPLTHREPGLVGAALHDGRVFAGLIADGVHVDPVAMGIALRAKQGPGRIFLVTDAMAPLGTEMSEFQLNGRRIFRKDGRLTLADGTLAGADIDMLSSVRLLVERLRLPLDEALRMASLYPASAARIDGSHGRLAPGYVADFVALTPALDHVATWIDGVLSV
- a CDS encoding TIGR02300 family protein, giving the protein MTKPDLGLKRLCPSCGAKYYDLNRDPILCPRCGAAFDPHVTSKARAAKAVAEEDEEDLEEDDVVGKPEFVSLEEADAENGDDDDIPDIDDAGIEEDDDAAEDTFLEDDEDEGDDVTGIIGGGVEDDEER
- the aroA gene encoding 3-phosphoshikimate 1-carboxyvinyltransferase; the encoded protein is MSAEAALRPLSAHRSPALKGRVRVPGDKSISHRSLMFGALAIGRTTITGLLEGGDIMSTAAAMRAFGANIHRGDDGTWTVDGVGVGGLLEPAGVIDFGNAGTGVRLCMGLAAAQPIAVTFTGDGSLIKRPMGRVLDPLRKMGVDVIARSGDRLPLTMRGAMTPIPIEYTVPVPSAQVKSAVLLAGLGTPGVTTVIEPVFTRDHTERMLAGFGAAIDIETAANGARTIRLEGRPDLKPQTITVPGDPSSAAFPIVAALIVPGSDVTVEGILMNPSRIGLIDTLLEMGADITIENARETGGEKIADLRVKHSALKGVTVPPERAPLMIDEYPVLAAAAAVAEGKTVMLGIEEMRVKESDRIAAVAAGLAANGVDHEEGRDWLSVTGGKVAGGGRVVTHLDHRIAMTFLVLGLVADAPVTVDDAGVIATSFPEFEPLMRGAGALFEDAEADAA
- the cmk gene encoding (d)CMP kinase; amino-acid sequence: MIIAIDGPAASGKGTLSRRLASHFGFSHLDTGLLYRAVGEALRAKGLDPADEPAAVTIAETLDTSALDRDRLSGSAIGEAASIVAAIPAVRAALLDLQRRFAHSGKGAILDGRDIGTVVCPEAEVKLFVTASPEARARRRHRDDLAINPSVTYESVLADILKRDARDSGRTVAPLVPAPDARLLDTTDLDIEEAFQAAVRLVEAAG
- the rpsA gene encoding 30S ribosomal protein S1; the protein is MSATNPSREDFAALLEESFATTELYEGAVVKGIVIAIEKDLAVIDVGLKVEGRVPLKEFGVRARDGELKVGDEVEVYLERVENALGEAVLSRDKARREESWVRLEVAFEKGEKVIGHIFNQVKGGFTVDLDGATAFLPRSQVDIRPVRDVAPLMHSPQPFQILKMDKRRGNIVVSRRVVLEETRAEQRSELVQSLEEGQVVEGVVKNITDYGAFVDLGGIDGLLHVTDIAWRRINHPSEVLTIGQTVKVQIIRVNQETHRISLGMKQLEADPWAGIEAKYPVDTRFTGRVTNITDYGAFVELEPGIEGLIHVSEMSWTKKNVHPGKIVSTSQEVEVMVLEVDPVKRRISLGLKQTLQNPWDAFSEKYPAGSVVEGEVKNKTEFGLFIGLDGDVDGMVHLSDLDWNRPGEQVIEEFNKGDMVKAVVLDVDTDKERISLGMKQLAGDPMESAGDLRRNAIVTCEILEVKEAGLEVQIVDTDITAFIRRGDLARDRADQRTERFAVGEKVDARVTQFDKKTRKVGLSIKALEIAEEKEAVAQFGSSDSGASLGDILGAALKARQDDDAA
- the accD gene encoding acetyl-CoA carboxylase, carboxyltransferase subunit beta, with amino-acid sequence MNWINSVVRPKIRQLVGVGKRDVPENLWVKCPDSGEMVFHRDLEANQWVIPKSGYHMRMPAARRLESLFDGGEYAPIALPSVVPDPLKFRDEKRYADRLRDARAKTGRDDAVIAGTGLLEGLAVTAAVQDFDFMGGSLGMAAGEAIVTAMLEAVSRKTPFIMFTASGGARMQEGILSLMQMPRTTVAIEALREAGLPYIVVLTNPTTGGVTASYAMLGDVHVAEPGALIGFAGPRVIEQTIREKLPEGFQRAEYLFDHGMVDMVVHRHQMRETLSRLCHLLMRQSRGAKQDAMPPLSAAEAITPEAAAPAPTA